The following is a genomic window from Candidatus Moraniibacteriota bacterium.
CTACTTTACTATTGGAAAGTACGAGGTATCGTTTTATGGAGTTGGAGATCGTAGATTGAGTTGTAACAATCAACTTGCTTCGGCAGTGTTGATACGAAGTATGAGTTTTTATCGCGGCATGTCTATGGTAGTTCAGAGGCGAGTTCATCAAGAGACTGACACTGTCCAGCCGCCAACTCCAACACCAACACCAACACCAACTCCAACTCCAACTCCAACTCCAACTCCAACTCCAACTCCAACTCCAACTCCAACTCCAACTCCAACTCCAACTCCAACTCCAACTCCAACTCCAACTCCAACACCAACTCCAACGCCAACCTTGCGCAATGTTTCCTATAAGGGTGGGCTTTCGCTGGATGTCTATCCAGCAGCGAATGGAACTGCGCATGCACCAGTCCTCCTGCTTCTTCATAGTGGTGGCTGGTATAAGGGTGATAAGACGGATGATGCGGCACGTATTGGCAGCAGTCTCTCAGCTTTTGGTATAACCGTTGTCGCACCGAATTATACGCTGGTTCCCTCGGGATATTATCCGGCACCGCTCCTTGACACGAATTGTGCGCTTCGGTGGATTGCAGCAACAGCCTCTGCGTATGGATTTGATACCAGTAACGTTTCTCTTGGTGGATACTCGTCTGGTGGGCATATCGCCCTGCTCTATAGTCTCCAGCCATATGTATATAAGGATGCGTCATGTTCTTGGAATGCCTCACCACCAGTGCTTAAAAAAGTCGTGTCCCTTGCTG
Proteins encoded in this region:
- a CDS encoding alpha/beta hydrolase, yielding MLLLSQRSFGKHLSVRRGFLFVALLTFFLGVTAVFAVKKSTAFSTDSPVSFEVADAGLRLYFEKYQNASSNASIGTLGLCSDGILSGDYFTIGKYEVSFYGVGDRRLSCNNQLASAVLIRSMSFYRGMSMVVQRRVHQETDTVQPPTPTPTPTPTPTPTPTPTPTPTPTPTPTPTPTPTPTPTPTPTPTPTPTPTLRNVSYKGGLSLDVYPAANGTAHAPVLLLLHSGGWYKGDKTDDAARIGSSLSAFGITVVAPNYTLVPSGYYPAPLLDTNCALRWIAATASAYGFDTSNVSLGGYSSGGHIALLYSLQPYVYKDASCSWNASPPVLKKVVSLAGPTNLATLSGDVRSMANTFLNGASLEAASPSSYVGNRSSSRYLLLHARDDELVSFDSQAEPFYNALLASSPSAVEAKWYASGGHLFAYSTGTAIYNDVVNRIRLFLAP